One genomic region from Salvelinus sp. IW2-2015 linkage group LG24, ASM291031v2, whole genome shotgun sequence encodes:
- the LOC111951387 gene encoding phenylalanine-4-hydroxylase produces MDAAYKKINGDYPTPDNGKERRGSMYLEEETSAKAGVLSCFFSLKEEVGALAKALRLFEEKGINLMHIESRPSRLNNQEFEFFISVDTSYSKSLDEVIDGLRTEISGHVHELSRNKQKDTVPWFPNDIQDLDRFANQILSYGSELDSDHPGFTDPVYRTRRKEFADIAYNYRHGQVIPKVEYTAEEKATWSTVFNELKTLYPTHACREHNRVFPLLEQYCGYRQDNIPQLEDISRYLQSCTGFRLRPVAGLLSSRDFLAGLAFRVFHSTQYIRHQSKPMYTPEPDICHELLGHVPLFADPTFAQFSQEIGLASLGAPDEYIERLATVYWFTVEFGLCKQGSEIKAYGAGLLSSFGELQYCLTDKPKIQPFDPAKTSLQKYPITEFQPIYFVAESFDDAKERVRKFAATIPRPFSVRYNAYTQSIEVLDNTQQLRNLADNISGEIGILCNALRKME; encoded by the exons ATGGACGCAGCATACAAAAAAATTAACGGGGACTATCCCACACCTGACAATGGCAAAGAG AGGAGAGGCTCCATGTACCTGGAGGAAGAGACCAGTGCCAAGGCGGGGGTGCTGTCCTGCTTCTTCTCCCTGAAGGAGGAGGTTGGGGCGCTGGCCAAAGCCCTCAGACTGTTTGAA GAGAAGGGCATCAACCTGATGCACATCGAGTCTCGCCCGTCGCGACTGAACAACCAGGAGTTTGAGTTCTTCATCAGCGTGGACACCAGCTACTCCAAGTCCCTTGACGAGGTCATCGATGGCCTGCGCACCGAGATCAGTGGCCACGTGCACGAGCTCTCACGCAACAAACAGAAGGACACAG TTCCATGGTTCCCCAATGACATCCAGGACTTGGATCGCTTTGCCAACCAGATTCTGAGCTACGGATCTGAGCTGGATTCTGATCACCCT GGCTTCACAGACCCAGTGTACAGAACCAGGAGGAAGGAGTTTGCCGACATTGCCTACAACTACAGACA tggCCAGGTCATTCCCAAGGTGGAGTACACAGCGGAGGAGAAGGCCACATGGAGCACAGTGTTCAATGAGCTGAAGACTCTGTACCCCACGCACGCCTGCCGCGAGCACAACCGTGTGTTCCCCCTGCTGGAGCAGTACTGCGGCTACAGGCAGGACAACATCCCCCAGCTGGAGGACATCTCACGCTACCTGCAGT CGTGCACAGGTTTTCGGCTGCGCCCAGTGGCTGGCCTGCTCTCCTCTCGGGATTTCCTGGCTGGTCTGGCCTTCCGAGTCTTCCACTCTACACAGTACATCCGTCACCAATCCAAGCCCATGTACACACCTGAGCC GGATATCTGCCATGAACTCCTGGGTCATGTTCCTCTGTTTGCTGACCCCACCTTTGCCCAATTCTCACAG GAAATCGGTCTGGCTTCCCTGGGTGCCCCCGACGAGTACATTGAGAGGCTTGCTACT gtCTATTGGTTCACAGTGGAGTTTGGCCTGTGCAAGCAGGGCTCTGAGATCAAGGCCTATGGAGCTGGGCTTCTCTCATCATTTGGAGAGCTGCAg TACTGTTTGACAGACAAGCCCAAGATTCAACCATTTGACCCTGCAAAGACCAGCCTCCAGAAGTACCCAATCACTGAGTTCCAGCCCATTTACTTTGTTGCAGAGAGCTTTGACGACGCTAAAGAGAGAGTCAG GAAATTTGCCGCCACCATCCCCAGGCCTTTCTCAGTGCGCTACAATGCGTACACCCAAAGCATTGAAGTCTTGGATAACACCCAGCAGCTGAGAAACCTGGCTGACAACATCAGTG